Proteins encoded within one genomic window of Brienomyrus brachyistius isolate T26 chromosome 22, BBRACH_0.4, whole genome shotgun sequence:
- the LOC125717686 gene encoding ubinuclein-2-like isoform X1 — protein sequence MAEPRKVPFVTVSAFSSVAAADPQNPRLEADAEDCPGINGRSGGPEMGAGVSCGLPGIDAAGDRGDGGPRRITVRLNLRLSEPSARGSAEFSYAELVQSSETKKPLERLTPAFDPSDPFADEERERLEVEGLARKFESKYGTSSRRRRTDRMQDLIDIGFGYDESDSFIDNSEAYDELVPASLTTKLGGFYINTGTLQFRAASDSDGEEAGRDKKGFQKLKGGEERVVKKRKKKQDGGNSEEKKVKKVKEPKQRVLSLNAHRPEKKKRKQLMKDSLSLAAMVRRLTPDKGSSGGSRAPNGTPVPRVPPHPHPLPHVTPPPTHLSLDPALMSLLHSTKGNPILQNLVGELDLSQLDRPLPPSSVQGENGLPVTGVGQKSCGAVLPKAQGPQGLSVGLLKPPPLPSGLPGALVKRIEDLRVASRQFDEEGRKKFFTLEMNNILLDIELQVQEHPMSVRSAVYSHLEAFVPCSRGALLKRLKKLSNTTRAGSVCVQAGSVCVQAGSVCVQANPAAQDDHMKMPLLRLKLAVCSAMPAQIAKYNMDLDAKAAKCVSPGKWGAALVRVTGLSDRIPESLSPVSCRQQSEELERNASEEEDEEKPGRKAAGLRKKFIWDDRLRTLLCNLVRVKLACYAQEPRGPLSVEDYLKAFMETEVKPLWPKGWMQSRMLFKESRLVHSHLTGNLVKKKKAKPKPPPVVAPPPSAPAPCQSSASPMETICLSDSQDEDQDPVSDVSHGPTHQGDAAKGVTQSDSPPVAPPLSGFPPLVSLPCSAPKGGATMTPTPKPNPAGSLSPPKPRPANTASLLPPQQTAFCKPAIKHGLVIPSSGQTTPSPGRSPPSSRLAPPLNGFTLPKPGLATPSPDPVKSSNQSSYGSSSTSRSLFPQARLSGLASPHLNHKSSPSHKTPHSSLLKGASTAPQTSSSSSLPPSNPSPHQNSVSNFITPMQATLTKSSHSNNPPIIKLSPRPPAPAPQVSAGQTGYSPTGVQNAPHHGSVSASSARTMSVSSHVVSSSAPAVLSTNHGQHMRAGGGSSQTAKSDVGLVSVAGLSGPVTAHLSQGSSAGGVLLGPAPSPLSLSLGLLGGLVPVSLPFQFPPSLLSPATAGNPAGGNGTVLGGGSGFSPTQNVSPTQGGETKRNLH from the exons ATGGCCGAACCGAGGAAAGTACCCTTTGTGACCGTGTCGGCTTTTAGCTCCGTAGCGGCCGCCGACCCGCAGAACCCCCGACTGGAGGCCGACGCCGAAGACTGTCCCGGGATAAATGGGCGGTCTGGGGGTCCGGAGATGGGGGCCGGGGTCAGCTGCGGTTTGCCAGGTATCGATGCGGCCGGTGACAGGGGCGACGGCGGCCCGAGGCGAATCACGGTGCGGCTCAACCTCCGCCTCTCCGAGCCCAGCGCTCGTGGATCTGCCGAGTTCAGCTACGCGGAGCTGGTCCAGTCCTCCGAG ACAAAAAAGCCCCTTGAAAGACTCACACCTGCCTTTGACCCCAGTGACCCCTTTGCAgatgaggagagggagagactaGAAGTTGAGGGGTTGGCCAGGAAATTCGAGAGCAAATAC GGCACTTCTAGTAGACGGAGAAGGACAGACCGAATGCAGGATCTGATTGACATCGGCTTCGGCTATGACGAAAGTGACTCCTTCATAGACAACTCAGAAGCT TATGATGAGCTGGTACCAGCCTCCCTAACCACCAAGCTCGGAGGATTCTACATCAACACGGGGACCCTGCAGTTCCGGGCAGCTTCTGACTCCGATGGGGAGGAAgctggaagagacaaaaaaggCTTCCAG AAGCTGAAAGGCGGAGAGGAACGAGTGgttaaaaagaggaagaagaaacAAGATGGGGGCAATAGTGAGGAAAAGAAGGTGAAAAAGGTCAAAGAGCCCAAGCAGAG AGTTCTGTCTTTGAATGCCCATCGACCGGAGAAGAAAAAGCGGAAACAGCTGATGAAAGATTCCCTCAGTCTGGCCGCTATGGTCCGCCGCCTCACCCCGGACAAGGGCTCCAGCGGCGGGAGCCGGGCCCCAAATGGGACACCGGTGCCCCGCGTGCCTCCACACCCTCACCCCCTGCCCCATGTCACCCCTCCACCCACCCACCTGTCGCTAGACCCTGCCTTGATGTCGCTGCTGCACTCGACCAAAGGCAACCCGATACTGCAGAACCTTGTGGGTGAACTTGACCTGTCCCAACTGGACCGTCCGCTGCCCCCCAGTTCTGTCCAGGGGGAGAACGGACTTCCAGTGACGGGGGTGGGTCAGAAGTCGTGCGGGGCTGTCTTACCGAAGGCTCAGGGGCCTCAGGGGTTGAGTGTTGGTCTCCTAAAACCTCCACCGCTCCCCAGcggcctgcctggtgcccttgTGAAGCGCATCGAAGATCTCCGAGTG GCATCTCGTCAGTTCGATGAGGAAGGGAGGAagaaattcttcactttggagaTGAACAACATCCTTCTGGA CATTGAGCTGCAGGTGCAGGAGCACCCCATGTCCGTGCGCTCGGCCGTCTACTCGCACCTAGAGGCATTCGTGCCCTGCAGCAGGGGGGCACTGTTGAAGCGACTGAAGAAACTCAGCAACACCACACGGGCCGGCTCCGTCTGCGTGCAGGCTGGCTCCGTCTGCGTGCAGGCCGGCTCCGTCTGCGTGCAGGCTAACccagctgcgcag GACGACCATATGAAAATGCCACTGCTGCGACTGAAGCTGGCGGTGTGCAGTGCGATGCCCGCACAGATCGCCAAATACAACATGGACCTCGATGCCAAAGCCGCCAAGTGTGTCTCGCCCGGGAAATGGGGGGCGGCCCTGGTGCGCGTGACCGGCCTCTCTGACCGGATACCTGAAAGCCTGTCACCTGTATCCTGCAGGCAACAGTCCGAGGAGCTGGAGAGGAACGCCTCcgaggaggaggacgaggagaaaCCGGGCCGCAAAGCGGCCGGCCTGCGGAAGAAGTTCATCTGGGACGACAGACTCAG GACCCTGCTTTGCAACCTGGTGCGCGTGAAGCTGGCCTGTTATGCGCAGGAGCCGCGGGGGCCGCTGTCTGTGGAGGACTACCTGAAGGCCTTCATGGAGACCGAGGTCAAGCCCCTCTGGCCCAAGGGCTGGATGCAGTCCAG GATGCTGTTTAAGGAAAGCAGACTTGTTCACAGTCACCTGACTGGCAACTT AGTCAAGAAGAAGAAAGCTAAGCCCAAG CCCCCCCCAGTAGTGGCTCCGCCTCCTTCAGCTCCGGCCCCCTGCCAGTCCAGCGCCTCCCCCATGGAGACCATCTGCCTCTCCGACTCCCAGGATGAAGACCAAGACCCAGTCTCGGACGTCTCTCATGGCCCCACCCACCAGGGCGATGCTGCTAAGGGTGTGACCCAAAGCGACAGCCCTCCTGTGGCTCCACCCCTTTCCGGCTTCCCTCCGCTGGTCTCCCTCCCTTGCTCTGCCCCGAAGGGAGGAGCTACAATGACGCCGACACCCAAGCCCAATCCAGCTGGGTCCCTCTCCCCGCCTAAACCAAGGCCGGCGAATACCGCCTCTCTGTTACCTCCCCAGCAGACTGCTTTTTGTAAGCCTGCGATAAAGCACGGGCTGGTCATACCTTCCTCAGGGCAAACCACTCCCTCCCCAGGCCGTTCCCCGCCTTCATCTCGGCTAGCCCCGCCCCTTAATGGATTTACCCTTCCAAAGCCTGGGCTGGCCACGCCCTCACCTGATCCAGTCAAAAGCAGTAACCAATCCAGCTATGGCAGCAGCAGTACCAGCCGCAGTCTCTTTCCTCAGGCTCGGCTGAGCGGACTTGCCTCTCCCCACTTAAACCATAAAAGTTCTCCTTCCCATAAAACGCCGCATTCTTCTCTTCTCAAAGGAGCCTCCACTGCCCCTCAGACCTCATCGTCATCCTCATTGCCACCCTCAAATCCCAGCCCGCACCAGAATAGCGTTTCTAACTTCATCACCCCTATGCAGGCCACGCTCACCAAATCCTCACACAGCAACAACCCTCCCATCATCAAGCTGAGCCCCCGGCCACCTGCTCCTGCCCCCCAGGTTAGTGCAGGACAGACTGGGTACAGCCCGACCGGAGTGCAGAACGCCCCCCACCACGGCAGCGTCTCGGCAAGTTCTGCGAGAACCATGTCTGTTTCAAGTCACGTGGTCTCCAGCTCTGCCCCGGCGGTTTTGTCGACCAATCACGGACAGCATATGAGAGCCGGGGGCGGGTCCAGTCAGACAGCCAAGTCGGACGTTGGCCTTGTGTCTGTCGCGGGTCTGAGTGGCCCTGTTACCGCTCATCTGTCACAG GGCTCCTCTGCGGGGGGCGTTCTGCTGGGCCCTGCGCCCTCCCCGCTCTCGCTGAGCCTCGGCCTTCTGGGGGGTCTGGTTCCCGTCTCCTTGCCCTTCCAGTTCCCACCCTCCCTACTTAGCCCGGCCACCGCGGGGAATCCAGCCGGGGGGAACGGCACGGTGCTGGGAGGCGGCTCAGGATTCAGCCCGACTCAGA ATGTCAGCCCCACTCAGGGAGGTGAGACCAAGAGGAATTTGCACTGA
- the LOC125717686 gene encoding ubinuclein-2-like isoform X2 gives MAEPRKVPFVTVSAFSSVAAADPQNPRLEADAEDCPGINGRSGGPEMGAGVSCGLPGIDAAGDRGDGGPRRITVRLNLRLSEPSARGSAEFSYAELVQSSETKKPLERLTPAFDPSDPFADEERERLEVEGLARKFESKYGTSSRRRRTDRMQDLIDIGFGYDESDSFIDNSEAYDELVPASLTTKLGGFYINTGTLQFRAASDSDGEEAGRDKKGFQKLKGGEERVVKKRKKKQDGGNSEEKKVKKVKEPKQRVLSLNAHRPEKKKRKQLMKDSLSLAAMVRRLTPDKGSSGGSRAPNGTPVPRVPPHPHPLPHVTPPPTHLSLDPALMSLLHSTKGNPILQNLVGELDLSQLDRPLPPSSVQGENGLPVTGVGQKSCGAVLPKAQGPQGLSVGLLKPPPLPSGLPGALVKRIEDLRVASRQFDEEGRKKFFTLEMNNILLDIELQVQEHPMSVRSAVYSHLEAFVPCSRGALLKRLKKLSNTTRAGSVCVQAGSVCVQAGSVCVQANPAAQDDHMKMPLLRLKLAVCSAMPAQIAKYNMDLDAKAAKQQSEELERNASEEEDEEKPGRKAAGLRKKFIWDDRLRTLLCNLVRVKLACYAQEPRGPLSVEDYLKAFMETEVKPLWPKGWMQSRMLFKESRLVHSHLTGNLVKKKKAKPKPPPVVAPPPSAPAPCQSSASPMETICLSDSQDEDQDPVSDVSHGPTHQGDAAKGVTQSDSPPVAPPLSGFPPLVSLPCSAPKGGATMTPTPKPNPAGSLSPPKPRPANTASLLPPQQTAFCKPAIKHGLVIPSSGQTTPSPGRSPPSSRLAPPLNGFTLPKPGLATPSPDPVKSSNQSSYGSSSTSRSLFPQARLSGLASPHLNHKSSPSHKTPHSSLLKGASTAPQTSSSSSLPPSNPSPHQNSVSNFITPMQATLTKSSHSNNPPIIKLSPRPPAPAPQVSAGQTGYSPTGVQNAPHHGSVSASSARTMSVSSHVVSSSAPAVLSTNHGQHMRAGGGSSQTAKSDVGLVSVAGLSGPVTAHLSQGSSAGGVLLGPAPSPLSLSLGLLGGLVPVSLPFQFPPSLLSPATAGNPAGGNGTVLGGGSGFSPTQNVSPTQGGETKRNLH, from the exons ATGGCCGAACCGAGGAAAGTACCCTTTGTGACCGTGTCGGCTTTTAGCTCCGTAGCGGCCGCCGACCCGCAGAACCCCCGACTGGAGGCCGACGCCGAAGACTGTCCCGGGATAAATGGGCGGTCTGGGGGTCCGGAGATGGGGGCCGGGGTCAGCTGCGGTTTGCCAGGTATCGATGCGGCCGGTGACAGGGGCGACGGCGGCCCGAGGCGAATCACGGTGCGGCTCAACCTCCGCCTCTCCGAGCCCAGCGCTCGTGGATCTGCCGAGTTCAGCTACGCGGAGCTGGTCCAGTCCTCCGAG ACAAAAAAGCCCCTTGAAAGACTCACACCTGCCTTTGACCCCAGTGACCCCTTTGCAgatgaggagagggagagactaGAAGTTGAGGGGTTGGCCAGGAAATTCGAGAGCAAATAC GGCACTTCTAGTAGACGGAGAAGGACAGACCGAATGCAGGATCTGATTGACATCGGCTTCGGCTATGACGAAAGTGACTCCTTCATAGACAACTCAGAAGCT TATGATGAGCTGGTACCAGCCTCCCTAACCACCAAGCTCGGAGGATTCTACATCAACACGGGGACCCTGCAGTTCCGGGCAGCTTCTGACTCCGATGGGGAGGAAgctggaagagacaaaaaaggCTTCCAG AAGCTGAAAGGCGGAGAGGAACGAGTGgttaaaaagaggaagaagaaacAAGATGGGGGCAATAGTGAGGAAAAGAAGGTGAAAAAGGTCAAAGAGCCCAAGCAGAG AGTTCTGTCTTTGAATGCCCATCGACCGGAGAAGAAAAAGCGGAAACAGCTGATGAAAGATTCCCTCAGTCTGGCCGCTATGGTCCGCCGCCTCACCCCGGACAAGGGCTCCAGCGGCGGGAGCCGGGCCCCAAATGGGACACCGGTGCCCCGCGTGCCTCCACACCCTCACCCCCTGCCCCATGTCACCCCTCCACCCACCCACCTGTCGCTAGACCCTGCCTTGATGTCGCTGCTGCACTCGACCAAAGGCAACCCGATACTGCAGAACCTTGTGGGTGAACTTGACCTGTCCCAACTGGACCGTCCGCTGCCCCCCAGTTCTGTCCAGGGGGAGAACGGACTTCCAGTGACGGGGGTGGGTCAGAAGTCGTGCGGGGCTGTCTTACCGAAGGCTCAGGGGCCTCAGGGGTTGAGTGTTGGTCTCCTAAAACCTCCACCGCTCCCCAGcggcctgcctggtgcccttgTGAAGCGCATCGAAGATCTCCGAGTG GCATCTCGTCAGTTCGATGAGGAAGGGAGGAagaaattcttcactttggagaTGAACAACATCCTTCTGGA CATTGAGCTGCAGGTGCAGGAGCACCCCATGTCCGTGCGCTCGGCCGTCTACTCGCACCTAGAGGCATTCGTGCCCTGCAGCAGGGGGGCACTGTTGAAGCGACTGAAGAAACTCAGCAACACCACACGGGCCGGCTCCGTCTGCGTGCAGGCTGGCTCCGTCTGCGTGCAGGCCGGCTCCGTCTGCGTGCAGGCTAACccagctgcgcag GACGACCATATGAAAATGCCACTGCTGCGACTGAAGCTGGCGGTGTGCAGTGCGATGCCCGCACAGATCGCCAAATACAACATGGACCTCGATGCCAAAGCCGCCAA GCAACAGTCCGAGGAGCTGGAGAGGAACGCCTCcgaggaggaggacgaggagaaaCCGGGCCGCAAAGCGGCCGGCCTGCGGAAGAAGTTCATCTGGGACGACAGACTCAG GACCCTGCTTTGCAACCTGGTGCGCGTGAAGCTGGCCTGTTATGCGCAGGAGCCGCGGGGGCCGCTGTCTGTGGAGGACTACCTGAAGGCCTTCATGGAGACCGAGGTCAAGCCCCTCTGGCCCAAGGGCTGGATGCAGTCCAG GATGCTGTTTAAGGAAAGCAGACTTGTTCACAGTCACCTGACTGGCAACTT AGTCAAGAAGAAGAAAGCTAAGCCCAAG CCCCCCCCAGTAGTGGCTCCGCCTCCTTCAGCTCCGGCCCCCTGCCAGTCCAGCGCCTCCCCCATGGAGACCATCTGCCTCTCCGACTCCCAGGATGAAGACCAAGACCCAGTCTCGGACGTCTCTCATGGCCCCACCCACCAGGGCGATGCTGCTAAGGGTGTGACCCAAAGCGACAGCCCTCCTGTGGCTCCACCCCTTTCCGGCTTCCCTCCGCTGGTCTCCCTCCCTTGCTCTGCCCCGAAGGGAGGAGCTACAATGACGCCGACACCCAAGCCCAATCCAGCTGGGTCCCTCTCCCCGCCTAAACCAAGGCCGGCGAATACCGCCTCTCTGTTACCTCCCCAGCAGACTGCTTTTTGTAAGCCTGCGATAAAGCACGGGCTGGTCATACCTTCCTCAGGGCAAACCACTCCCTCCCCAGGCCGTTCCCCGCCTTCATCTCGGCTAGCCCCGCCCCTTAATGGATTTACCCTTCCAAAGCCTGGGCTGGCCACGCCCTCACCTGATCCAGTCAAAAGCAGTAACCAATCCAGCTATGGCAGCAGCAGTACCAGCCGCAGTCTCTTTCCTCAGGCTCGGCTGAGCGGACTTGCCTCTCCCCACTTAAACCATAAAAGTTCTCCTTCCCATAAAACGCCGCATTCTTCTCTTCTCAAAGGAGCCTCCACTGCCCCTCAGACCTCATCGTCATCCTCATTGCCACCCTCAAATCCCAGCCCGCACCAGAATAGCGTTTCTAACTTCATCACCCCTATGCAGGCCACGCTCACCAAATCCTCACACAGCAACAACCCTCCCATCATCAAGCTGAGCCCCCGGCCACCTGCTCCTGCCCCCCAGGTTAGTGCAGGACAGACTGGGTACAGCCCGACCGGAGTGCAGAACGCCCCCCACCACGGCAGCGTCTCGGCAAGTTCTGCGAGAACCATGTCTGTTTCAAGTCACGTGGTCTCCAGCTCTGCCCCGGCGGTTTTGTCGACCAATCACGGACAGCATATGAGAGCCGGGGGCGGGTCCAGTCAGACAGCCAAGTCGGACGTTGGCCTTGTGTCTGTCGCGGGTCTGAGTGGCCCTGTTACCGCTCATCTGTCACAG GGCTCCTCTGCGGGGGGCGTTCTGCTGGGCCCTGCGCCCTCCCCGCTCTCGCTGAGCCTCGGCCTTCTGGGGGGTCTGGTTCCCGTCTCCTTGCCCTTCCAGTTCCCACCCTCCCTACTTAGCCCGGCCACCGCGGGGAATCCAGCCGGGGGGAACGGCACGGTGCTGGGAGGCGGCTCAGGATTCAGCCCGACTCAGA ATGTCAGCCCCACTCAGGGAGGTGAGACCAAGAGGAATTTGCACTGA